The following proteins are encoded in a genomic region of Aminivibrio pyruvatiphilus:
- the sucD gene encoding succinate--CoA ligase subunit alpha: MAILVDRDTRVIVQGITGKSGILQTKSLIDYGTAVVAGVTPGKAGTSVEGVPVFNSVEDAVKQVSPNAAISFVPPLFAKDAAMEAMEAGIKLLVLTMEGIPKHDVLDILSYASGRGVRVLGPGTAGVISPGKCKLGAHPARMFTEGKVGVVSKSGALSYEVGKTLTDAGIGQSTVVALGGGPIWGTTQRDIVKLFNEDPETEIIVLLGEIGGGTEIAAAEYIAESVRKPVVSLIVGRAAPEGKSLGHAGAIIRGNKGTAASKMEALEKAGASLATSPAQVVELIRKLG, from the coding sequence ATGGCCATACTAGTGGATCGCGATACCCGGGTCATCGTCCAGGGAATCACCGGAAAATCCGGCATTCTCCAGACGAAGTCCCTCATTGATTACGGCACTGCGGTGGTGGCCGGTGTCACCCCGGGAAAGGCCGGCACCTCCGTGGAAGGGGTTCCCGTGTTCAATTCCGTGGAGGACGCGGTGAAGCAGGTGTCCCCCAACGCCGCCATCAGTTTCGTTCCTCCCCTGTTCGCCAAGGATGCGGCCATGGAGGCCATGGAGGCCGGAATCAAACTTCTCGTCCTCACTATGGAAGGAATTCCGAAGCATGACGTGCTGGACATCCTCTCCTACGCCTCCGGCAGAGGCGTGAGGGTCCTCGGCCCCGGGACCGCCGGGGTCATCTCCCCGGGCAAGTGCAAGCTCGGCGCCCATCCCGCCCGTATGTTCACCGAGGGGAAGGTCGGCGTGGTGTCGAAAAGCGGCGCCCTGTCCTACGAAGTGGGAAAAACCCTCACCGACGCCGGCATCGGCCAGTCCACCGTGGTCGCCCTCGGCGGCGGACCCATCTGGGGAACCACCCAGCGGGACATCGTGAAGCTCTTCAACGAGGATCCCGAGACGGAGATCATCGTCCTCCTCGGCGAGATCGGCGGCGGAACGGAGATCGCCGCAGCGGAATACATCGCCGAATCGGTCCGCAAGCCCGTGGTCTCCCTGATCGTGGGCCGGGCGGCACCGGAGGGTAAATCCCTGGGTCACGCGGGAGCGATCATCCGGGGAAACAAGGGAACTGCGGCGTCGAAAATGGAAGCCCTGGAAAAAGCGGGAGCCTCTTTGGCAACTTCTCCCGCCCAGGTGGTGGAATTAATCCGGAAGCTGGGGTGA
- a CDS encoding 4Fe-4S dicluster domain-containing protein: MAVHVNKRLCKGCGLCISVCPKNVYEISSETNQKGFTVVAAVRESDCIKCKRCEINCPDMALWIEE; the protein is encoded by the coding sequence ATGGCTGTGCATGTAAACAAGCGGCTTTGCAAGGGATGCGGCCTGTGCATTTCCGTCTGCCCGAAGAACGTGTACGAAATTTCTTCCGAGACGAACCAGAAGGGGTTCACCGTGGTGGCTGCAGTGCGGGAATCCGACTGCATCAAATGCAAGCGGTGCGAGATAAACTGTCCCGACATGGCGCTCTGGATCGAGGAGTAG
- a CDS encoding threonine ammonia-lyase: MTRIIGLQDIKTAAGRIAGRVRRTPILRGDKLDALWGAEVYFKPENLQLTGSFKIRGATNKILSLTDEERAKGIIASSSGNHAQGVAYAAKMLGIKATLVLPENAPKSKIEGTKALGAEVVLYGFDSIQRYKKLYEIKAEKGYTLVHSYNDPELIAGQGTSGLEIMEDLPDVDTVVVPLGGGGLLAGVAAAIKEARPSVRVVAVEPAGIQRYAESRKAGKPVEVPMGATLADGLMITMTGEHNYPLIDKYVDEIVPASDEFIYKALMEIVFKSKLLVEPSATVGVAAALEGSFKVRPGEKICFFLSGGNIDPDKLASFIAHETV, encoded by the coding sequence ATGACACGCATTATCGGACTTCAGGACATAAAAACGGCCGCGGGAAGAATCGCCGGCAGGGTGAGGCGGACCCCCATCCTTCGGGGAGACAAGCTCGACGCTCTGTGGGGCGCGGAGGTCTACTTCAAGCCGGAGAATCTCCAGCTTACGGGATCCTTCAAGATCCGGGGAGCCACCAACAAGATCCTCTCCCTCACCGACGAGGAGCGGGCGAAGGGCATCATCGCCTCGTCCTCGGGGAACCATGCCCAGGGCGTGGCCTACGCAGCGAAGATGCTGGGCATCAAGGCCACCCTGGTCCTTCCCGAGAACGCCCCCAAGTCCAAGATCGAGGGAACGAAGGCCCTAGGTGCCGAGGTGGTCCTTTACGGCTTCGACTCCATCCAGCGCTACAAGAAGCTCTACGAGATCAAGGCGGAGAAGGGCTATACCCTCGTCCATTCCTACAACGACCCCGAGCTCATCGCGGGCCAGGGCACCTCGGGCCTCGAGATCATGGAAGACCTTCCCGACGTGGACACTGTGGTGGTGCCCCTCGGCGGCGGCGGACTCCTCGCGGGCGTGGCCGCGGCCATCAAGGAGGCCCGGCCCTCCGTGAGGGTCGTCGCCGTTGAGCCCGCCGGGATCCAGCGGTATGCCGAAAGCCGGAAGGCCGGGAAACCCGTGGAGGTTCCCATGGGGGCCACCCTTGCCGACGGCCTCATGATCACCATGACCGGCGAACACAACTATCCTCTCATCGACAAGTACGTGGACGAGATCGTTCCCGCCTCCGACGAGTTCATTTACAAGGCTCTCATGGAGATTGTCTTCAAGAGCAAGCTGCTCGTGGAGCCCTCCGCGACGGTGGGTGTGGCGGCGGCCCTCGAAGGCAGCTTCAAGGTCAGGCCCGGGGAAAAGATCTGCTTCTTCCTCTCCGGCGGCAACATCGACCCTGACAAGCTCGCGTCGTTCATAGCCCACGAAACGGTGTAA
- the allB gene encoding allantoinase AllB yields MVFDLVITNGTIVTGSGVFKGSVAISDGTVAAVAAAGTELPGKSTVDAEGLMVLPGLIDAHSHAGHGDPDRENFTAYSRACAAGGITTFIDMPLSNPSTLTPETLREKITSSGSASHVDYALYGGVVPGYLHHVESMVKEGAGAFKSFTCRCSNYPMTDDGTLLEGMTILEKTGGILSVHAENDTLIQNLTDRLVAEGKNGPRAFLDSHPPYSELEAVQRVFFLAKQAPRCRVHIAHMSIPEGMELLRRCRGEGMDNLSAETCPQYLGMSEDDLEAIGALAKCDPPVRTAEAVERLWGYLLDGTVDIVASDHSPHPFSRKTEREADFWTVAEGCTGIQTMLPVVLTEGRKRGLSWERLVQLMAERPADLFGLRGRKGRIAPGHDGDIVLLDPEREWVLEAGDLQHLVKQSPFTGRTFRGRVVKTFVRGELVYDDGAPDKIVNRPGYGRYCPMEVRP; encoded by the coding sequence GTGGTATTCGACCTGGTTATTACAAACGGAACCATAGTGACGGGGAGCGGGGTGTTCAAAGGCAGCGTGGCCATATCGGACGGAACCGTGGCTGCTGTTGCGGCGGCGGGAACGGAACTTCCGGGGAAGAGCACGGTGGACGCCGAAGGGCTCATGGTCCTTCCGGGACTGATAGACGCCCACTCCCACGCCGGCCACGGAGATCCCGACAGGGAGAACTTCACGGCCTACAGCCGGGCGTGTGCCGCCGGGGGAATCACCACCTTCATCGACATGCCCCTCTCCAATCCCTCCACCCTTACGCCTGAGACCCTCCGGGAGAAGATCACCTCCTCCGGCTCGGCCAGCCACGTGGACTACGCCCTTTATGGCGGAGTGGTCCCGGGATACCTTCACCACGTGGAATCCATGGTGAAGGAGGGGGCTGGGGCCTTCAAGTCCTTCACCTGCCGGTGCTCCAACTATCCCATGACGGACGACGGTACCCTTCTGGAAGGTATGACGATTCTCGAAAAAACGGGAGGAATCCTCTCTGTCCACGCCGAGAACGACACACTCATCCAGAATCTGACGGACCGCCTCGTCGCGGAGGGAAAAAACGGCCCGAGGGCCTTCCTGGATTCCCATCCCCCCTATTCGGAACTCGAGGCGGTGCAGAGGGTATTTTTCCTGGCGAAGCAGGCGCCCCGCTGCCGGGTGCATATCGCCCACATGAGCATACCCGAGGGGATGGAACTCCTACGCCGCTGCCGGGGCGAGGGGATGGACAACCTTTCCGCTGAGACCTGCCCCCAGTACCTGGGCATGAGCGAGGACGATCTGGAGGCCATCGGCGCCCTGGCGAAGTGCGACCCCCCGGTCCGCACGGCCGAAGCGGTGGAAAGGCTCTGGGGATATCTGCTCGACGGGACGGTGGACATTGTCGCCAGCGACCACTCTCCCCATCCCTTCTCGAGAAAAACGGAGAGGGAGGCGGACTTCTGGACCGTGGCGGAGGGGTGCACGGGCATCCAGACCATGCTCCCCGTGGTGCTCACGGAAGGCCGGAAGAGGGGCCTCTCCTGGGAGCGGCTCGTGCAGCTCATGGCGGAACGGCCTGCGGACCTCTTCGGGCTCAGGGGGCGGAAGGGCCGGATCGCACCGGGCCACGACGGGGATATCGTTCTTCTCGACCCGGAGAGGGAGTGGGTTCTCGAGGCCGGGGACCTGCAGCACCTGGTAAAGCAGAGCCCCTTCACAGGCAGGACATTCCGGGGCAGGGTCGTGAAGACCTTCGTCCGGGGAGAGCTCGTCTACGACGACGGCGCACCGGACAAGATAGTGAACAGGCCGGGGTACGGCCGGTACTGTCCCATGGAGGTCAGACCGTGA
- a CDS encoding aspartate/glutamate racemase family protein, which produces MKILVINPNSDRAFTELIGEAARKAASPGTDILCESAPGAPAFIETSRDELLCAPGMMELVSRHGDADAFVIACTCDPNLDALREMAAGPVVGAGESSMLFALPLGARFSVIQTTEGSVQAKRELVRKYGLQDRCSSVRAIREHGEESLEERLLEAARLARDCDGAEVITLGCAGLAGLDTRLQKALGIPVIDGIAAGVRLAEALAAGGAFTSRRGKYKGS; this is translated from the coding sequence GTGAAAATCCTGGTGATCAATCCCAACTCCGACAGGGCCTTCACGGAACTCATAGGGGAAGCGGCCCGGAAGGCCGCCTCGCCGGGAACGGACATCCTGTGCGAAAGCGCCCCCGGAGCACCCGCCTTCATCGAGACCTCCAGGGACGAGCTTCTCTGCGCTCCGGGGATGATGGAGCTCGTCAGCCGCCACGGTGATGCGGATGCCTTCGTGATCGCCTGCACCTGCGACCCCAACCTGGACGCGCTCAGAGAGATGGCCGCCGGTCCGGTGGTCGGGGCGGGGGAGAGCTCCATGCTCTTCGCCCTCCCCCTCGGCGCCCGTTTTTCGGTCATCCAGACCACCGAGGGATCGGTGCAGGCAAAGCGGGAACTCGTCCGGAAGTACGGTCTCCAGGACCGGTGCTCTTCCGTGAGGGCCATCCGGGAGCACGGGGAGGAGTCCCTCGAGGAGCGGCTTCTCGAGGCTGCCCGGCTTGCCAGGGACTGCGACGGGGCGGAGGTCATCACCCTGGGATGCGCGGGCCTCGCGGGCCTTGACACGAGGCTGCAGAAGGCCCTGGGCATACCGGTGATCGACGGGATCGCCGCCGGGGTCCGCCTGGCGGAGGCTCTTGCCGCCGGAGGCGCCTTTACCAGCAGGCGGGGAAAATACAAGGGATCGTAA